A genomic stretch from Podospora pseudoanserina strain CBS 124.78 chromosome 3, whole genome shotgun sequence includes:
- the DPL1 gene encoding Dihydrosphingosine phosphate lyase (COG:E; EggNog:ENOG503NXZ8) produces MPGTSRMPVSLREGFNNVRNRSRAGSPLALGMLNLDLARNLIFFLFVLRWTRRVLWKLKGRGLIGTIVELYVDLRRILYGYFLRMPGVRNQVKKQVDEAVGKLQTKLVPLNATRYLMLPKEGWDQDAVRKELQTLADMDHTRWEDGFVSGAVYHGEDELLKLQTEAYGKFTVANPIHPDVFPGVRKMEAEVVAMVLGLFNAPAGAAGVSTSGGTESILMACLSARQKAYVERGVTEPEMILPETAHVAFRKAGLYFKIKTHLVACPAPTYQADTRAIARLINSNTILLVGSAPNFPHGIIDDIAALSKLAVKKSVPLHVDCCLGSFLVPFLSRAGFETQPFDFRLKGVTSISCDTHKYGFAPKGNSTVLYRTQQLRSYQYYVDPAWSGGVYASPGIAGSRPGALIAGCWASLMSTGEDGYLQSCIEIVGATKKLIAHITTTSPVLAQELEILGNPLVSVIAFKSKTLNIYDIADGMSAKGWHLNALQNPPAIHVALTLPIVKVWEKLAADLEAVVEQEKEKERARVAEGKGQRGGGGDSAALYGVAGSLPNKSVVVELARGFLDILYKA; encoded by the exons T agcCCGCAACCtaatcttcttcctcttcgtcctccgctGGACCCGTCGCGTTCTATGGAAACTCAAAGGCCGCGGCCTCATCGGCACCATCGTCGAGCTTTACGTCGACCTCCGCCGCATTCTGTACGGTTACTTCCTCCGGATGCCCGGCGTGCGAAACCAAGTCAAGAAACAGGTCGATGAAGCAGTGGGAAAACTCCAGACAAAACTCGTACCGCTCAATGCGACTCGCTATCTCATGCTGCCGAAAGAAGGATGGGACCAGGATGCCGTCCGGAAGGAGTTGCAGACGCTGGCGGATATGGACCACACTCGCTGGGAGGACGGGTTTGTTTCGGGCGCGGTCTAtcatggcgaggatgagctgcTGAAGCTGCAGACGGAGGCGTATGGGAAGTTTACCGTGGCCAATCCTATTCATCCGGATGTTTTCCCtggggtgaggaagatggaggccgaggtggtggcgatggtgctGGGGCTGTTTAACGCGCCTGCTGGGGCGGCGGGTGTGAGCACCAGTGGAGGGACAGAGTCGATTTTGATGGCTTGTTTGAGTGCGAGGCAGAAGGCATACGTCGAGAGGGGTGTTACTGAGCCTGAGAT GATCCTCCCCGAAACAGCCCACGTCGCCTTCCGCAAGGCAGGTCTCTACTTCAAGATCAAAACCCACCTGGTTGCCTGCCCAGCACCAACCTACCAAGCCGACACCCGCGCCATCGCCCGGctcatcaactccaacacTATTCTCCTGGTCGGGTCAGCCCCCAACTTCCCACACGGCATCATCGACGACATCGCCGCCCTGTCCAAACTGGCAGTCAAAAAGTCTGTTCCCCTGCACGTCGACTGCTGCCTTGGCAGCTTTCTGGTGCCGTTCCTCTCCCGAGCGGGGTTCGAAACCCAGCCATTCGACTTTAGACTCAAGGGCGTGACGTCCATCTCTTGCGACACGCACAAGTACGGGTTCGCGCCCAAGGGGAACAGCACCGTCCTCTACCGGACGCAGCAGCTCAGGAGTTACCAGTACTACGTCGATCCAGCCTGGTCGGGCGGTGTGTACGCCTCCCCTGGCATCGCCGGCTCCCGTCCTGGCGCCCTCATTGCGGGGTGCTGGGCTAGTTTGATGTCGACCGGTGAGGACGGGTATCTCCAATCTTGCATTGAAATTGTTGGCGCGACTAAAAAACTTATCGCTCACATCACTACCACGTCTCCTGTTCTGGCGCAAGAGCTGGAGATCTTGGGCAACCCGTTGGTGTCAGTTATTGCGTTTAAGAGCAAGACGCTGAATATTTATGACATTGCCGACGGGATGTCGGCCAAGGGGTGGCATTTGAATGCGCTGCAGAACCCGCCTGCTATTCATGTCGCGCTCACGCTGCCGATTGTGAAAGTGTGGGAGAAGCTCGCAGCGGatctggaggcggtggtggagcaggagaaggaaaaggaacgggcgagggtggcggaggggaaggggcaaaggggaggaggtggggataGCGCTGCGCTTTATGGGGTTGCGGGGAGCCTGCCGAACAAGAGTGTTGTTGTCGAGTTGGCGAGGGGTTTTTTGGATATTCTTTACAAGGCTTAG
- the PDK2 gene encoding [Pyruvate dehydrogenase (acetyl-transferring)] kinase isozyme 2 (COG:T; EggNog:ENOG503NUN3) encodes MSWKKSEKLMDTIRHYASFPATGVSLRQMVQFGEKPSSGTLFRASQFLAEELPIRLAHRVQELETLPDGLNEMPSVKKVADWYAQSFEEITTLPRPNLARDVRERLMKPAQITGGKGNQWLSEATPNPSIEEGQYNSWTPVSQQNAVNNGWSKGKFPATRRYFAMVDDTGDWPPELQLYNKRFAQTLHRIKRRHDSVVTTMAQGILEWKRKRQRMQIDNNIQSFLDRFYMSRIGIRMLIGQHIALTDQSHYRDPSYVGIICTKTYVKDLAQEAIENARFVCEDHYGLFEAPKIQLVCNPNLNFMYVPGHLSHMLFETLKNSLRAVVETHGQDKQEFPVTKVIVAEGKEDITIKVSDEGGGIPRSSIPLVWTYMYTTVDRTPNLDPDFDKSDFKAPMAGFGYGLPISRLYARYFGGDLKLISMEGYGTDVYLHLNRLSSSSEPLQ; translated from the exons ATGTCGTGGAAAAAGAGCGAGAAGTTGATGGACACCATCAGGCATTATGCAAGCTTCCCTGCCACCGGGGTAAGCTTGCGCCAGATGGTCCAGTTTGGCGAGAAGCCATCCAGTG GTACCCTATTCCGCGCCTCACAGTTCCTCGCCGAAGAGCTCCCCATACGGCTCGCCCACCGCGTCCAGGAGCTCGAGACGTTGCCCGATGGCCTTAATGAGATGCCAtcggtgaagaaggtggcaGATTGGTATGCGCAGTCGTTCGAG GAAATCACAACACTACCAAGACCGAACCTCGCCAGAGATGTACGAGAGAGATTAATGAAGCCCGCGCAAATAACcggagggaaaggaaacCAATGGCTGAGCGAGGCGACACCGAACCCAAGCATCGAGGAGGGCCAGTACAACTCGTGGACGCCAGTGTCGCAGCAAAACGCCGTCAACAATGGCTGGTCAAAGGGGAAGTTCCCCGCAACAAGAAGATACTTCGCTATGGTCGACGACACGGGAGACTGGCCGCCCGAGCTGCAGCTTTACAACAAGAGGTTCGCCCAGACGCTGCACCGCATCAAGAGGAGACACGATAGCGTCGTGACCACCATGGCGCAGGGCATCCTTGAGTGGAAGCGCAAGCGGCAACGGATGCAGATCGACAACAATATCCAGTCATTCCTCGATCGCTTCTACATGTCACGCATCGGCATCCGCATGCTGATCGGGCAGCACATCGCCCTGACCGATCAGAGCCACTACCGGGACCCGTCCTATGTCGGTATTATCTGCACCAAGACGTATGTCAAGGACTTGGCTCAGGAAGCCATCGAGAACGCGCGTTTTGTCTGCGAGGACCACTACGGCCTGTTCGAGGCGCCCAAGATCCAGCTCGTGTGCAATCCTAACTTGAACTTTATGTACGTGCCTGGGCACCTGTCGCACATGCTCTTTGAAACGCTCAAGAACTCGCTGCGTGCGGTTGTCGAGACGCACGGCCAGGACAAGCAGGAGTTTCCCGTCACGAAGGTGATTGTggccgagggcaaggaggaTATCACGATCAAGGTTTCGGACGAGGGCGGCGGTATACCGCGCAGCTCGATCCCGCTTGTTTGGACGTACATGTACACCACTGTCGACAGGACACCAAACCTGGACCCTGATTTCGACAAGAGCGACTTTAAGGCTCCCATGGCGGGTTTTGGATATGGGTTGCCGATAAGTCGTCTGTACGCGAGGTATTTCGGTGGGGACCTTAAGCTGATCAGCATGGAAGG CTACGGCACAGACGTctacctccacctcaaccgccTGTCCAGCTCGTCGGAGCCACTCCAATAG